A genomic segment from Brevundimonas sp. SORGH_AS_0993 encodes:
- a CDS encoding LysR family transcriptional regulator has product MRLSAFADNRPFSLNILAHYAKMDFARYAAHLELFVEVADRGSFSAAARKRGVAVSSIVRRIDALEADLQAKLFVRSTRALTLTDAGMKLLGRAQDVINRLVDARSEISAFDERPTGVLRVSCLPTFGRLHVIPVVAKLLETWPNLGIELELTERLSDPATERCDVAIRVGDQVDSGLIATRIGSQRWMICAAPSYLDHYGRPATIEAVADHRRIGKARELPDIGWSRVTSAGVELTDSARIFRCDEFEAQRQAALSGIGLAMLPNWVVASDIAGERLTMLFDEPTREASPILILRALPDAPPKMRVFIDAMRDMQV; this is encoded by the coding sequence TTGCGCCTTTCGGCCTTTGCGGATAATCGCCCTTTCTCGCTCAACATTCTTGCGCACTATGCAAAGATGGACTTCGCGCGTTACGCCGCTCACCTGGAATTGTTCGTCGAGGTCGCGGATCGCGGCAGCTTCTCCGCTGCGGCGCGCAAACGGGGCGTGGCCGTATCCTCCATCGTCCGCAGGATCGACGCGCTGGAGGCCGATCTTCAGGCGAAGCTCTTCGTCCGCTCCACTCGCGCTTTGACGCTTACCGATGCGGGCATGAAGCTGCTCGGCCGCGCCCAGGACGTCATCAACCGATTGGTCGACGCGCGATCGGAGATTAGCGCTTTCGATGAAAGACCCACGGGTGTCTTGCGCGTCAGCTGCCTGCCGACCTTTGGCCGCCTTCACGTCATTCCCGTGGTGGCGAAGCTCCTGGAGACCTGGCCGAACCTCGGGATCGAACTCGAACTGACCGAGCGCCTCTCCGATCCCGCCACAGAGCGGTGCGATGTCGCGATCCGTGTCGGAGATCAGGTGGACAGCGGTTTGATCGCAACCCGCATCGGCAGCCAGCGCTGGATGATCTGCGCGGCTCCGTCCTATCTCGATCATTATGGCCGACCGGCAACGATTGAGGCCGTCGCGGATCACAGAAGGATCGGCAAGGCGCGTGAACTTCCCGATATCGGCTGGTCGCGTGTCACGAGCGCGGGTGTCGAACTGACCGACAGCGCCCGCATCTTCCGCTGCGATGAGTTCGAAGCGCAAAGGCAGGCTGCTCTATCCGGGATCGGCCTGGCCATGCTGCCGAATTGGGTCGTCGCGTCGGACATCGCGGGGGAGCGGCTGACTATGCTCTTCGACGAGCCGACACGGGAAGCTTCGCCGATCCTGATCCTGCGCGCTTTGCCGGATGCGCCGCCGAAAATGCGCGTCTTCATCGACGCCATGCGCGACATGCAGGTGTAG
- a CDS encoding UdgX family uracil-DNA binding protein (This protein belongs to the uracil DNA glycosylase superfamily, members of which act in excision repair of DNA. However, it belongs more specifically to UdgX branch, whose founding member was found to bind uracil in DNA (where it does not belong), without cleaving it, appears to promote DNA repair by a pathway involving RecA, rather than base excision.) produces MRTAILADPLDFDGWRRAARAFRLAGVEPAMARFVVAAGQGALFEEGNGPPAEVGGAFTAPRAFVEAAQNLIQHRSEDRFDLMYRLLWRLKEQPDLMAVLSDSDVAEAADRMKGVRRAAHKMKAFVRFRQSEDARGEHWVAWFEPAHRVLQSTAPFFARRFSTMRWSILTPDGTASWDGDLMRFGPAVDRSQAPAEDEMEEFWRTYYASTFNPARLKPKAMRSEMPKQYWKNLPEAALIPELTAAASVRTDVMVSRPTPQPNARFQRARAPLVDRAATDDLVPDTLADLARGVQGCRRCPLWRDATQGVCGVGPKTAELMVVGEQPGDQEDLAGRPFVGPAGQLLDQAMAEAGLDRDALYLTNAVKHFKHEPRGKRRLHRTPNAGEVQACRWWLDHERKLVKPRLILALGATAGLAVLGRKVAVQAERGAVMVQADGARVLMTVHPSYLLRLPDAEARARERALFVRDLRTAIQAV; encoded by the coding sequence ATGCGCACGGCGATCCTGGCCGATCCGCTGGATTTCGACGGGTGGCGGAGGGCGGCGCGGGCCTTTCGCCTGGCAGGGGTGGAGCCGGCGATGGCGCGGTTCGTCGTCGCCGCGGGCCAGGGGGCCCTGTTCGAGGAGGGTAACGGACCCCCGGCCGAGGTGGGCGGCGCCTTCACCGCGCCCCGCGCCTTCGTCGAGGCGGCGCAAAACCTGATCCAGCATCGGTCCGAGGATCGGTTCGACCTGATGTATCGTCTTCTGTGGCGGCTGAAGGAGCAGCCGGACCTGATGGCCGTCCTGTCCGATTCCGACGTCGCCGAAGCCGCCGACCGGATGAAGGGGGTGCGGCGGGCGGCCCACAAGATGAAGGCTTTCGTCCGCTTTCGTCAGTCCGAGGATGCGCGGGGCGAACACTGGGTCGCCTGGTTCGAGCCCGCCCATCGGGTTCTGCAGTCGACGGCGCCTTTTTTCGCGCGGCGGTTCAGCACCATGCGGTGGTCGATCCTGACCCCGGATGGGACGGCGTCCTGGGACGGCGACCTGATGCGGTTCGGCCCGGCCGTGGATCGCAGCCAGGCGCCGGCCGAAGACGAGATGGAGGAATTCTGGCGCACCTACTACGCCTCCACCTTCAACCCGGCGCGACTGAAGCCGAAGGCGATGCGCTCGGAGATGCCGAAACAATATTGGAAAAACCTACCCGAGGCGGCGCTGATCCCGGAACTGACGGCGGCTGCGTCGGTTCGCACCGATGTCATGGTGTCTCGGCCCACGCCCCAGCCCAATGCGCGGTTCCAACGCGCCCGAGCGCCCCTGGTGGATCGGGCCGCGACCGACGATCTGGTTCCCGACACCTTGGCCGACCTGGCGCGCGGGGTGCAGGGGTGCCGCCGCTGCCCGCTGTGGCGCGATGCGACGCAAGGGGTCTGTGGCGTCGGCCCCAAGACGGCCGAACTGATGGTGGTGGGCGAACAGCCCGGAGATCAGGAAGACCTGGCCGGTCGGCCCTTCGTCGGCCCGGCGGGCCAGTTGCTGGACCAGGCGATGGCCGAGGCGGGGCTGGACCGAGACGCGCTGTACCTGACCAACGCCGTCAAACACTTCAAGCACGAACCGCGCGGAAAGCGCCGCCTGCACAGGACGCCGAATGCTGGCGAGGTCCAGGCCTGCCGCTGGTGGCTGGACCATGAACGTAAGCTGGTGAAGCCGCGGTTGATTCTGGCCCTGGGCGCCACGGCGGGCCTGGCGGTGCTGGGACGAAAGGTTGCCGTACAAGCCGAGCGGGGCGCGGTCATGGTCCAGGCCGACGGGGCGCGCGTCCTGATGACGGTCCACCCGTCCTATCTGCTGCGTCTGCCCGATGCGGAGGCCAGGGCGCGGGAGCGGGCGCTGTTCGTGCGCGACCTGAGAACGGCGATTCAGGCCGTCTGA
- a CDS encoding amino acid ABC transporter ATP-binding/permease protein translates to MSVRPPAQSSGRSSGRSSGRSSGRIAALIAAQRQVQRRRLRLAAAAGAVVSVAAVGLLGLSGWFITGAAFAGAAGGLAVQNFNYLTPSAVIRLLAILRTGARYIERVAGHEAALKALARLRPQLFQALASAPPERALALSSGEASARLVQDVDAVQTLFVRLSSPWALGAGAVASILLAAMAAPLAGLILLASMGLASGGATLIARRLADPAGRAAQVAVARLKDRLSALEAVSPELKAYALDGWATQQIVEAADVRDRALIDQAQAGGWMAVWQAGVTALSVAAVVPATHGAPLPLTALAALATVMGLESFAGLIGALHQNGAAAEAQERLDAVLSESEPGTRAAPRDETPPNETLRVAGLATGLHPPARLGLFGASGVGKTTLVERLIGLRSACEGEAWLGGIDIAGLSPDARRPLFACAAQDVRLMDGTIRQNLALAGRVDEPAMWRALDDAALAARVRADPLGLDAPVGANGERFSGGERRRLGLARAYLRDAPWLVLDEPTEGLDAATEARVLAALTRRLSERRQGLILISHRLAPLTVCDLRLRIEGLDAQGRVRLTRQADSVPADA, encoded by the coding sequence GTGAGCGTCCGGCCCCCCGCCCAATCCTCGGGCCGCTCCTCTGGCCGGTCCTCTGGCCGGTCCTCTGGCCGTATCGCCGCCCTGATCGCGGCCCAGCGCCAGGTCCAGCGTCGACGCCTGCGTCTGGCCGCCGCCGCCGGGGCCGTCGTCTCGGTGGCCGCCGTGGGCCTTCTGGGCCTGTCGGGCTGGTTCATCACCGGGGCGGCCTTCGCCGGGGCGGCGGGCGGCCTGGCGGTCCAGAACTTCAACTATCTGACGCCCAGCGCCGTCATCCGCCTGTTGGCAATCCTGCGGACGGGCGCCCGCTACATCGAACGGGTCGCCGGCCATGAGGCGGCGCTGAAGGCTCTGGCCCGCCTGCGGCCCCAGTTGTTCCAGGCCCTGGCCTCGGCCCCGCCCGAGCGCGCCCTGGCCCTGTCGTCGGGCGAGGCATCGGCCCGCCTTGTTCAGGACGTGGACGCGGTCCAGACCCTGTTCGTGCGGCTGTCGTCGCCCTGGGCTCTGGGCGCCGGCGCGGTCGCCTCGATCCTCCTGGCCGCGATGGCGGCGCCCCTGGCCGGTCTGATCCTGCTGGCGTCGATGGGCCTGGCCTCGGGCGGGGCGACGCTGATCGCCCGCCGTCTGGCCGATCCCGCCGGCCGCGCGGCCCAGGTCGCGGTGGCCCGTCTGAAGGACCGGCTGTCGGCTTTGGAGGCCGTCTCGCCCGAGCTGAAGGCCTACGCCCTGGACGGCTGGGCGACGCAGCAGATCGTAGAGGCGGCTGATGTCCGCGACCGCGCCCTGATCGACCAGGCCCAGGCCGGCGGCTGGATGGCGGTCTGGCAGGCGGGCGTGACGGCCTTGTCGGTCGCCGCCGTCGTGCCTGCGACCCATGGCGCGCCCCTGCCCCTGACGGCCCTGGCGGCCCTGGCGACCGTCATGGGTCTGGAATCTTTCGCCGGTCTGATCGGCGCCCTGCACCAGAACGGCGCGGCGGCCGAGGCGCAGGAACGGCTGGACGCCGTCCTTTCGGAAAGCGAACCCGGAACGCGCGCGGCTCCACGGGACGAGACGCCGCCCAACGAGACCCTGCGCGTGGCCGGACTGGCGACGGGCCTGCATCCCCCGGCGCGACTGGGCCTGTTCGGCGCCTCGGGCGTCGGCAAGACCACCCTGGTCGAGCGGCTGATCGGCCTGCGTTCCGCCTGCGAAGGCGAAGCCTGGCTGGGCGGCATCGACATTGCGGGCCTGTCGCCGGACGCGCGACGCCCCCTGTTCGCCTGTGCCGCCCAGGACGTGCGACTGATGGACGGCACGATCCGCCAGAACCTGGCCCTTGCCGGTCGCGTGGACGAGCCGGCCATGTGGCGGGCGCTGGACGACGCCGCCTTGGCCGCGCGCGTGCGCGCCGATCCCCTGGGCCTGGACGCCCCGGTCGGCGCCAACGGCGAGCGGTTTTCGGGGGGCGAGCGACGTCGGCTGGGTTTGGCGCGCGCCTATCTGCGGGACGCGCCCTGGCTGGTTCTGGACGAGCCGACCGAGGGGCTGGACGCCGCAACCGAGGCGCGGGTTCTGGCCGCCCTGACCCGTCGCCTGTCCGAACGCCGTCAGGGCCTGATCCTGATCAGCCACCGTCTGGCGCCCCTGACCGTCTGCGATCTGCGTCTGCGGATAGAGGGACTGGACGCCCAGGGTCGGGTCCGCCTGACGCGCCAGGCCGATTCCGTTCCGGCGGACGCCTGA
- a CDS encoding MFS transporter encodes MVDRKDPAADPLSPATIFLMAAACAFAVATLYYNQPLLPEMGASFGRSGSDAGLLATATQLGYAGGLVLFVPLGDRIDRKRLILTLLAFNMASLLAVAFAPTFAALIAASVAVGLTAVMAQVIIPAISGLAAPEVRGRIVGSLLSGLSAGLLFARTLSGVVGGHAGWRTMFLVAVGIDAVLMAIVIFRLPRTPPSTTLPYLSLLSSLGDLIRREPVLRAACLAGFLMFAAFSALWGSLATLLAEEPYRFGPDMAGAFGFVGLAGLLASPWIGRAVDRLGAPLVLRIGALTVLLAFLLVIEAGSHIGFLIAAMILLDIGNRAGLIANQSRIYTLAAEARSRLNTVFMSSYFLGGATGAGVAAHLAQRFGWYGLAATGIAFALCASMMALAAKHPGA; translated from the coding sequence TTGGTCGATCGCAAGGATCCGGCGGCCGATCCGCTGTCTCCAGCCACCATCTTCCTGATGGCGGCCGCCTGCGCCTTCGCCGTCGCGACTCTCTATTACAATCAACCGCTGCTGCCCGAGATGGGCGCCAGCTTTGGCCGATCTGGTTCCGATGCGGGCCTTCTCGCTACGGCGACCCAGCTCGGTTATGCGGGCGGGCTCGTCCTGTTCGTACCCTTGGGCGACCGGATTGATCGCAAGCGGCTGATCCTGACCCTGCTGGCGTTCAACATGGCGAGCCTCCTGGCCGTCGCCTTTGCGCCGACCTTTGCCGCGCTGATCGCCGCCAGTGTCGCCGTCGGCCTCACGGCCGTGATGGCGCAGGTCATTATTCCCGCCATCTCGGGACTGGCCGCGCCGGAGGTGCGAGGGCGTATCGTCGGCTCTCTTCTTTCGGGCCTGTCGGCGGGACTCCTGTTCGCGCGAACGCTGTCCGGCGTCGTCGGCGGCCATGCGGGCTGGCGCACCATGTTTCTGGTCGCGGTCGGAATCGACGCCGTGCTGATGGCGATCGTGATCTTCCGGCTGCCCCGGACCCCGCCCAGCACGACGCTGCCCTACCTGTCGCTGTTGTCTTCGCTTGGCGACCTGATCCGCAGGGAACCCGTCCTGCGCGCCGCCTGCCTGGCCGGTTTCCTGATGTTCGCGGCCTTCTCGGCATTGTGGGGATCGTTGGCGACGCTGCTCGCCGAAGAGCCCTACCGGTTCGGCCCGGACATGGCGGGCGCCTTCGGCTTCGTCGGCCTTGCCGGGCTCTTGGCCTCGCCCTGGATCGGTCGGGCCGTCGATCGTCTGGGCGCCCCTCTCGTGCTTCGCATCGGGGCGCTCACGGTGCTGCTCGCCTTCCTGCTGGTCATCGAAGCGGGCTCACATATCGGCTTCCTGATCGCCGCGATGATCCTGCTCGATATCGGCAATCGTGCTGGCCTGATCGCCAACCAGAGCCGCATCTACACTCTGGCGGCCGAGGCGCGAAGCCGGCTGAATACGGTGTTCATGAGCAGCTATTTTCTAGGCGGCGCGACGGGCGCCGGCGTCGCGGCCCATCTCGCACAGCGCTTCGGATGGTACGGGCTTGCCGCGACCGGAATCGCCTTCGCCCTATGCGCTTCGATGATGGCGCTTGCCGCAAAGCACCCCGGCGCCTGA
- a CDS encoding putative DNA modification/repair radical SAM protein — protein sequence MAQIDLRRKLAVLADAAKYDASCASSGSTKRNSLGGKGVGSTEGMGICHAYTPDGRCVSLLKILLTNFCIYDCAYCINRVSSNVERARFTVEEVVDLTLAFYRRNYIEGLFLSSGVIRNGDYTMEQLVEVARRLREDHDFRGYIHLKLIPEADARLVELAGLYADRLSANIELPRDEALGRLAPEKDARTIRKAMGQVRLKLEEARPERRDRKRPPAFAPAGQSTQLIVGADGAPDTEIMARSASLYGGYGLRRVYYSAFSPIPDGSSLLPPTKPPLMREHRLYQADWLMRFYGFSAPEIGEGADDGMLDLAVDPKLAWALRRREAFPVDVNKAAREALLRVPGLGVKAVDRILSVRRYRTLRLQDVGRLTRSIEAVRPWITALDWTPGGLTDAADLRARLAPRAKVEQLSLF from the coding sequence ATGGCGCAGATCGATCTTCGACGAAAGCTGGCGGTTCTGGCGGATGCGGCCAAATATGATGCGTCCTGTGCGTCGTCGGGATCCACAAAGCGAAACTCGCTGGGGGGCAAGGGCGTGGGGTCGACCGAGGGGATGGGGATTTGCCACGCCTATACGCCGGACGGGCGCTGCGTCAGCCTGCTGAAAATCCTGCTGACCAACTTCTGCATCTACGACTGCGCCTATTGCATCAATCGGGTGTCGTCGAACGTGGAGCGGGCGCGGTTCACGGTCGAGGAGGTGGTGGATCTGACGCTGGCCTTCTATCGGCGCAACTATATCGAGGGCCTGTTCCTGTCGTCGGGCGTCATCCGCAATGGCGACTATACGATGGAGCAACTGGTCGAGGTGGCGCGGCGGCTGCGTGAAGATCACGACTTTCGCGGCTACATCCATCTGAAGCTGATCCCCGAGGCGGATGCGCGGTTGGTGGAGCTGGCGGGGCTCTACGCCGACCGTCTGTCGGCCAATATCGAACTGCCGCGTGACGAGGCGCTGGGGCGGCTGGCGCCCGAGAAGGATGCACGGACCATCCGGAAGGCCATGGGCCAGGTGCGGTTGAAGCTGGAGGAGGCCCGGCCCGAACGACGGGACCGAAAACGCCCGCCCGCCTTTGCGCCGGCCGGTCAATCGACCCAGCTGATCGTCGGGGCGGACGGGGCGCCGGACACCGAAATCATGGCGCGCAGCGCATCGCTTTACGGCGGCTATGGCCTGCGCCGGGTCTATTATTCCGCCTTCAGTCCCATTCCGGACGGGTCCAGCCTGTTGCCGCCGACCAAGCCGCCGCTGATGCGCGAGCATCGGCTGTATCAGGCCGACTGGCTGATGCGGTTCTATGGCTTCAGCGCGCCCGAGATCGGGGAGGGCGCCGACGACGGCATGCTGGACCTGGCGGTCGATCCGAAACTGGCCTGGGCGCTGCGGCGGCGCGAGGCGTTTCCGGTCGATGTGAACAAGGCGGCGCGCGAGGCCCTGCTGCGGGTGCCGGGGCTGGGGGTGAAGGCGGTGGACCGGATTCTGTCGGTCAGGCGGTATCGGACGCTGAGGCTGCAGGACGTAGGGCGGCTGACACGGTCCATCGAGGCGGTGCGGCCGTGGATCACGGCGCTGGACTGGACGCCCGGCGGGCTGACGGACGCAGCCGATCTGCGGGCGCGGCTGGCCCCGCGCGCCAAGGTCGAACAGTTGAGCCTGTTCTGA
- the cydD gene encoding thiol reductant ABC exporter subunit CydD: protein MTAISSAPLAPAAWLKQTGRTWRRPAMLAAVLTIADVLPAIGFAAGLALGVDRFAQSPAAAAPWLALAAISLIARGLLGQAAVAVGARLGRVVKQDVRGRLLADMFGQGRRSGERLTALVEGVEALDGYYGRFAPLRLAAGLSPLLIVAAAAVASPVSAGVLLFTLLPFVLGMILAGTAAASESRRQFQALERLSGLFIDRVRALPAVLAFGATDRITAQIATASDELERRTARVLRIAFASSAVLEFFSALSVALIAVYCGFNLLRLLPFPVPETLDLGRAFFVLALAPEVYQPLRRLAAAYHDRQAAEAAAPALVTPDRPAPMRLKLGETAPSIRFQAVSVAYDGAAPVIADFDLDVRPGQMVALVGASGAGKSSLLHLLLGLSPLTAGAVEIGGVRLGDGVDLSGQIAWASQAPVVVPGSLAHNVAVADPAACPGRVKAAAQTAGLTGDLERLIDERGGGLSGGERRRLGLARAMLKRAPVLLLDEPTANLDPASEQAVLAVIREAARGRTTLIATHSTAVAALADRVVRL from the coding sequence ATGACCGCCATCTCGTCCGCCCCGCTCGCGCCCGCCGCCTGGCTGAAACAGACCGGCCGTACCTGGCGTCGACCGGCGATGTTGGCGGCCGTCCTGACCATCGCCGACGTCCTGCCCGCCATCGGCTTCGCCGCCGGCCTGGCCCTGGGCGTGGACAGGTTCGCCCAATCGCCGGCCGCCGCCGCGCCTTGGCTGGCCCTGGCGGCGATCAGCCTTATCGCGCGCGGCCTGCTGGGCCAGGCCGCCGTCGCGGTCGGCGCGCGTCTAGGCCGGGTGGTGAAGCAGGATGTGCGCGGTCGGCTTCTGGCCGACATGTTCGGGCAGGGCCGACGATCCGGCGAGCGATTGACCGCCCTGGTCGAGGGGGTGGAGGCGCTGGACGGCTACTACGGCCGGTTCGCGCCCCTGCGTCTGGCCGCCGGCCTGTCGCCCCTGCTGATCGTCGCCGCCGCGGCCGTGGCCAGCCCGGTTTCGGCGGGCGTCCTGCTGTTCACCCTCCTGCCCTTCGTCCTGGGCATGATCCTGGCCGGCACGGCCGCCGCCAGCGAGAGCCGACGTCAGTTCCAGGCGCTGGAGCGGCTGTCGGGCCTGTTCATCGACCGCGTCCGCGCCTTGCCCGCCGTCCTGGCCTTCGGCGCGACGGATCGTATAACCGCCCAGATCGCCACGGCCTCCGACGAACTGGAGCGCCGCACGGCTCGCGTCCTGCGGATCGCCTTCGCCTCTTCCGCCGTGCTGGAGTTCTTTTCGGCCCTGTCGGTCGCCCTGATCGCCGTCTATTGCGGCTTCAACCTGCTGCGGCTGCTGCCCTTTCCAGTTCCTGAGACGCTGGACCTGGGCCGGGCCTTCTTCGTCCTGGCCCTGGCGCCCGAGGTCTATCAACCGCTGCGCCGGCTCGCGGCCGCCTATCACGACCGCCAGGCCGCAGAGGCCGCCGCCCCCGCCCTGGTCACGCCCGACCGTCCAGCGCCCATGCGACTGAAGCTGGGCGAGACGGCGCCGTCGATCCGATTTCAGGCCGTCAGCGTCGCCTATGACGGCGCGGCGCCGGTGATCGCGGACTTCGACCTGGATGTCCGGCCCGGCCAGATGGTCGCCCTGGTCGGGGCCAGCGGCGCGGGCAAGTCCAGCCTGCTCCACCTCTTGCTGGGCCTGTCGCCCCTGACCGCCGGCGCGGTCGAGATCGGCGGGGTCCGGCTGGGCGACGGCGTCGATCTGTCGGGCCAGATCGCCTGGGCCAGCCAGGCGCCGGTCGTCGTGCCCGGCTCCCTGGCCCACAATGTGGCCGTGGCCGATCCGGCCGCCTGCCCCGGCCGCGTCAAGGCCGCGGCCCAGACCGCCGGCCTGACAGGCGATCTAGAGCGCCTGATCGACGAACGCGGCGGGGGCCTGTCCGGCGGCGAACGCCGTCGCCTGGGCCTGGCCCGCGCCATGTTGAAGCGCGCGCCGGTCCTGTTGCTGGACGAGCCGACCGCCAACCTGGACCCGGCGTCCGAACAGGCTGTGCTGGCGGTGATCCGCGAGGCGGCGCGCGGGCGCACGACCCTGATCGCCACCCATTCCACCGCCGTCGCGGCCCTGGCCGATCGCGTGGTGCGGCTGTGA
- a CDS encoding cyclic nucleotide-binding domain-containing protein: MCDSLPPADLAQLDAIAEQTRFAAGEVLAREGERADHLFNVTSGSLRIYKLLPDGRRQITGFLFAGDFVGLATGPTYAFSAEAIEDTTVCRFRRADYLALLQETPVLGSALLERARHELAAAQNQMLLLGRKSAQERIASFLLDLPDLDPARPQEDDHVHLPMTRAEMADYLGLTIETVSRGLTKLKTAGVIRLLSLHELRVEQPERLRALAEGEA, encoded by the coding sequence GTGTGCGACAGCCTGCCGCCCGCGGATCTGGCCCAGTTGGACGCCATCGCCGAACAGACCCGGTTCGCCGCGGGCGAGGTGCTGGCGCGCGAGGGCGAGCGCGCCGATCACCTGTTCAATGTCACGTCCGGCTCCTTGCGAATTTACAAGCTGCTGCCGGATGGGCGGCGCCAGATCACGGGTTTTCTGTTCGCCGGGGACTTCGTGGGCCTGGCCACGGGGCCGACCTACGCCTTTTCGGCCGAGGCCATCGAGGACACGACCGTGTGCCGCTTCCGCAGGGCGGACTATCTGGCGCTGTTGCAGGAGACGCCGGTCCTGGGATCGGCCCTGCTGGAGCGCGCACGGCACGAACTGGCGGCGGCGCAGAACCAGATGCTGCTTCTGGGGCGCAAGTCGGCGCAGGAACGGATCGCCTCCTTCCTGCTGGACCTGCCCGACCTGGACCCGGCCCGGCCGCAGGAGGACGACCATGTCCATCTGCCGATGACCCGCGCCGAGATGGCCGACTATCTGGGCCTGACCATAGAGACGGTCAGTCGCGGCCTGACGAAGCTGAAGACGGCGGGGGTCATACGGCTGCTGTCCCTGCACGAACTGCGGGTCGAACAGCCGGAACGCCTGCGCGCCCTCGCCGAGGGCGAAGCCTAG
- a CDS encoding cytochrome ubiquinol oxidase subunit I, giving the protein MDLAVVDLSRLQFALTALYHFLFVPLTLGLSFMLVIMESIYVMTRRPIWRTITRFWGTLFGINFVLGVATGITMEFQFGMNWSYYSHYVGDIFGAPLAIEGLMAFFLEATFVGLMFFGWDKLKPSAHLFVTFMVALGTNLSALWILIANGWMQNPVGAAFNPDTMRMEVADFMAVLFNPVAQAKFVHTVSAGYVCASVFVLGVSAFYLLRGKHVGFAKRSMTVASAFGLAASLSVVVLGDQSGYALTDNQKMKLAALEAMWHTEPAPAGLTLIGIPSMKDRETHYGVHVPWIMGLIATRTIDKPVEGIFELVATSQDRIESGVVAYDALEKVKANPQDSAARAVFETHRRDLGYGLLLKRHVADPRQATPELIQKAAWETVPNVPALFWSFRVMAGLGMFLIVFFATAFVLCTVRKHQTKWFLRIAVLAIPLPWIAIEFGWILAEFGRQPWAVDGVLPTFLGASSLTVPQLWATIVGFTLLYGALAVVEVRLMLFAIKKGPFHEQETFGEPNPEAPAERVPAPAVA; this is encoded by the coding sequence ATCGACCTAGCGGTCGTCGACCTGTCCCGGCTGCAGTTCGCGCTGACGGCCCTCTACCACTTCCTGTTCGTGCCCCTGACGCTGGGCCTCAGCTTCATGCTGGTCATCATGGAGTCGATCTATGTGATGACCCGCCGGCCGATCTGGCGGACGATCACCCGTTTCTGGGGCACGCTGTTCGGCATCAACTTCGTGCTGGGCGTCGCGACCGGGATCACCATGGAGTTCCAGTTCGGCATGAACTGGAGCTATTACAGCCACTACGTCGGCGACATCTTCGGCGCGCCCCTGGCGATCGAGGGCCTGATGGCCTTCTTCCTGGAGGCGACCTTCGTGGGCCTGATGTTCTTCGGCTGGGACAAGCTGAAGCCCTCGGCCCACCTGTTCGTCACCTTCATGGTGGCGCTGGGCACCAACCTGTCGGCCCTGTGGATCCTGATCGCCAACGGCTGGATGCAGAACCCGGTCGGCGCCGCCTTCAATCCCGACACCATGCGAATGGAGGTCGCGGACTTCATGGCCGTGCTGTTCAATCCGGTGGCCCAGGCCAAGTTCGTTCACACGGTTTCAGCCGGTTACGTCTGCGCCTCGGTCTTCGTGCTGGGCGTATCGGCCTTCTATCTGCTGCGCGGCAAGCACGTGGGGTTCGCCAAGCGGTCGATGACGGTGGCCTCGGCCTTCGGTCTGGCGGCGTCGCTGTCGGTCGTCGTGCTGGGCGACCAGTCCGGCTATGCCCTGACCGACAACCAGAAGATGAAGCTGGCCGCCCTGGAGGCCATGTGGCACACCGAACCGGCGCCGGCGGGTCTGACCCTGATCGGCATCCCCTCGATGAAGGACCGCGAGACCCATTACGGCGTCCATGTCCCCTGGATCATGGGCCTGATCGCCACCCGCACCATCGACAAGCCGGTCGAAGGCATCTTCGAACTGGTCGCCACCTCGCAGGACCGCATCGAATCCGGCGTCGTCGCCTATGACGCCCTGGAAAAGGTCAAGGCCAATCCTCAGGACAGCGCGGCTCGGGCCGTGTTCGAGACCCATCGGCGCGACCTAGGCTACGGCCTCTTGCTGAAGCGGCATGTCGCCGATCCGCGCCAGGCCACGCCGGAACTGATCCAGAAGGCGGCCTGGGAGACGGTTCCGAACGTGCCGGCCCTGTTCTGGAGTTTCCGCGTCATGGCCGGCCTGGGGATGTTCCTGATCGTCTTCTTCGCCACCGCCTTCGTTCTGTGCACCGTGCGCAAACATCAGACGAAGTGGTTCCTGCGGATCGCGGTCCTGGCCATTCCCCTGCCGTGGATCGCCATCGAGTTCGGGTGGATCCTGGCCGAGTTCGGGCGTCAGCCCTGGGCGGTGGACGGAGTGCTGCCGACCTTCCTGGGCGCCTCGTCCCTGACCGTGCCGCAGCTGTGGGCCACCATCGTCGGCTTCACCCTGCTGTACGGCGCCCTGGCGGTGGTCGAAGTGCGGCTGATGCTGTTCGCCATCAAGAAGGGGCCGTTCCACGAACAGGAGACGTTCGGCGAACCCAATCCCGAAGCGCCGGCCGAGCGCGTTCCCGCGCCCGCCGTGGCCTGA